The following are encoded together in the Candidatus Neomarinimicrobiota bacterium genome:
- a CDS encoding SHOCT domain-containing protein — protein sequence MERLAMKGARAMTYLKPTLLLALLMTTALAASPGGRHHRHHHGRRVVYVGASFHYPSYHYADPFRGPVYGWAPYGATHRGLELADADSIISQIEALHTLKEQGILTEREFRRAKRTLLDRLGKYVPRQDSADDAAEVTKRLEQLNAMKVKGLIEEREFVREKRKLLRLI from the coding sequence ATGGAACGCCTAGCCATGAAAGGAGCCCGAGCCATGACCTATCTGAAACCGACCCTTCTGCTGGCCCTGCTGATGACCACCGCCCTGGCAGCCTCCCCCGGCGGCCGCCACCACCGCCATCACCACGGACGCCGGGTAGTCTATGTGGGCGCCAGTTTCCACTACCCCAGCTACCACTACGCCGACCCCTTCCGGGGACCGGTCTACGGCTGGGCACCCTACGGTGCTACGCACAGGGGCCTGGAACTGGCCGATGCCGATAGCATTATCTCACAGATCGAGGCGCTGCACACCCTCAAAGAGCAGGGCATCCTTACCGAGCGGGAGTTCCGGCGGGCCAAGCGGACGCTGCTGGACCGGCTGGGCAAGTACGTTCCCCGTCAAGACAGCGCCGACGACGCGGCCGAGGTGACCAAACGACTGGAGCAGCTCAACGCCATGAAAGTAAAGGGACTCATCGAGGAGCGCGAATTCGTCCGGGAGAAGCGCAAACTGCTGCGCCTGATCTGA
- a CDS encoding PDZ domain-containing protein produces MRPAQSHTTTAPRAPWHSLAALTVIAILTTVPVLAGEKGADALGYLGITMEPLTPSLRAALDLKSDDGVLVNEVLDDSPAKAAGIKAGDVLVEYDGKSVDSPRQLRKLVSRTDPGEKVPLRVIRKGRSKKLSATIGENPRERDFFSFGGGRPPRDFDFDIDIDHDGDVHRFVSSRGQLGVEVTNLNADLAAYFKVEADEGVLVLDVWDESVAAEAGVKAGDVIVKLNAAAVSSVGDLRKATRELDDGDDFTLSIVRQGQSETLSARMTDAERGRRFSSRRLLRNLRVPGMYWWQSPDDNLREDMDDLRDELHDLRDELSRLRGS; encoded by the coding sequence ATGCGACCCGCTCAATCCCATACCACCACCGCGCCGCGCGCCCCATGGCACTCTCTGGCCGCCCTGACCGTAATTGCCATCCTCACCACCGTTCCCGTCCTGGCAGGCGAAAAGGGCGCCGACGCCCTGGGCTATCTGGGCATCACCATGGAGCCGCTCACCCCCTCTCTCCGCGCTGCCCTTGACCTGAAAAGTGACGACGGCGTCCTGGTCAACGAGGTGCTGGACGACAGCCCCGCCAAGGCCGCCGGCATCAAGGCGGGCGACGTCCTCGTGGAATACGACGGTAAGTCCGTCGACTCTCCCCGCCAGTTGCGTAAACTGGTATCCCGCACCGATCCCGGCGAGAAGGTCCCCCTCCGTGTCATCCGCAAGGGCCGTTCCAAAAAACTCAGCGCCACTATTGGCGAGAACCCCCGTGAGCGCGACTTCTTTTCTTTCGGCGGCGGTCGCCCGCCCCGCGATTTCGACTTCGATATTGACATTGACCACGACGGTGACGTCCACCGCTTCGTCAGCTCCCGCGGCCAGCTCGGCGTGGAGGTCACCAATCTCAACGCCGACCTCGCTGCCTATTTCAAGGTCGAGGCCGACGAAGGCGTACTTGTACTGGATGTTTGGGATGAGTCGGTGGCCGCCGAGGCCGGCGTCAAGGCCGGCGATGTCATCGTCAAGCTGAACGCCGCCGCTGTCTCATCGGTGGGCGACTTGCGCAAGGCCACCCGCGAGCTGGACGACGGCGACGACTTCACCCTCTCCATTGTCCGCCAGGGGCAGTCCGAAACCCTCTCTGCCCGGATGACGGACGCCGAGCGTGGGCGCAGGTTCAGCTCCAGGCGCCTGCTCCGCAATTTGCGCGTGCCGGGCATGTACTGGTGGCAGTCCCCCGATGACAACCTGCGCGAGGATATGGACGATCTCCGCGACGAGCTGCACGATTTGCGCGACGAGCTGAGCCGCCTCCGCGGCAGCTGA
- a CDS encoding DUF885 family protein: MTHPSIHPALMLALALTGPAAGQVAPLDPGLQALGAEFFAWRAVTQPATGDDIPRVERPPGWTPEVAPGDLEAQRRAYRDFRQRLETLPREGWQRADSVDYLLLRSAIERVNWELNILRQPHRNPDFYVHQTLGALYELLLISSPLTAERAGELVTRLRSVPRTVAVARENLSEPVAPFARIALDNLSGVTGKLERTAAALRKSFPRRLRGDLDEAISHAGAALESYARWLEQRLPEMATETAIGRENYIYFLKYIALIPHAPEELLAQGRQAWNRSLALEATHAARNAGLPEAALFPSSKAQMKQSRRDERAIRAFLEERDIMSVPDWLQHYVNRPTPEHIAPLAHMGVVNDLTSAARLDEDAVSYMREPSPDLPFFRLASAQDPRPIIIHEGVPGHYYQMALAWRHPDPIRRQFFDSGPNEGIGFYVEELLMDLGLFDDRPRTREIITRFMRLRALRVEVDIRLALGSFTIEQAGAYLAETVPLDVPTATWEAGFFAFNPGQAISYQIGKLQIEAFLADTRIAQGEAFSLRAFHDGLMLNGNVPIALQRWEALGKGDEVGRLW, translated from the coding sequence ATGACGCATCCATCCATCCACCCTGCACTCATGCTGGCGCTGGCGCTCACCGGCCCGGCCGCCGGACAAGTCGCGCCACTGGACCCCGGACTGCAGGCGCTGGGGGCGGAGTTTTTCGCCTGGCGGGCCGTGACCCAGCCGGCCACTGGCGACGACATCCCACGGGTGGAGCGGCCCCCCGGCTGGACGCCTGAAGTGGCCCCCGGCGACCTGGAGGCCCAGCGCCGGGCCTACCGCGACTTCCGCCAGCGGCTGGAGACTCTGCCCCGCGAGGGCTGGCAGCGCGCCGACAGCGTGGACTACCTGCTGCTGCGCTCGGCCATCGAGCGGGTGAACTGGGAATTGAACATCCTGCGCCAGCCCCACCGCAACCCCGACTTCTACGTGCACCAGACCCTGGGGGCGCTGTACGAACTGTTGCTGATCAGTTCGCCCCTGACGGCTGAGCGGGCCGGTGAGCTGGTGACGCGGTTGCGGTCGGTGCCAAGGACGGTGGCCGTTGCCCGGGAAAATCTCAGCGAGCCGGTGGCCCCCTTTGCCCGGATTGCTTTGGACAACCTCAGCGGCGTCACCGGGAAACTGGAGCGCACAGCGGCGGCACTGCGGAAGAGCTTCCCCCGGCGGCTGCGGGGCGACCTGGACGAGGCCATCAGCCACGCGGGAGCGGCGCTGGAGAGCTACGCCCGGTGGCTGGAGCAACGTCTGCCGGAGATGGCGACGGAGACGGCCATCGGCCGGGAGAACTACATCTATTTCCTAAAATATATTGCGCTGATCCCCCACGCCCCGGAGGAGTTGCTGGCCCAGGGGCGACAGGCGTGGAACCGGTCGCTGGCGCTGGAGGCCACTCACGCCGCCCGTAACGCCGGTCTGCCGGAGGCGGCGCTGTTTCCCAGCAGCAAGGCGCAGATGAAGCAGTCCCGCAGGGACGAGCGGGCCATCCGGGCGTTCCTGGAGGAGCGTGACATCATGAGCGTGCCGGACTGGCTGCAGCACTACGTGAACCGCCCTACGCCGGAGCATATCGCGCCGCTGGCCCACATGGGTGTGGTGAACGATCTCACCTCGGCCGCCCGCCTGGACGAGGACGCCGTGAGCTATATGCGGGAGCCGTCGCCTGACCTGCCGTTCTTCCGGCTGGCCTCAGCGCAGGACCCGCGGCCCATCATCATTCACGAGGGGGTGCCCGGGCACTACTACCAGATGGCGCTGGCGTGGCGTCACCCCGACCCCATCCGGCGGCAGTTCTTCGACTCAGGCCCCAACGAGGGCATCGGGTTCTACGTAGAGGAGCTGCTCATGGACCTGGGGCTGTTCGACGACCGGCCCCGGACGCGGGAGATCATCACCCGGTTCATGCGGCTGCGGGCGCTGCGTGTGGAGGTCGACATCCGGCTGGCGCTAGGGAGCTTCACCATCGAGCAGGCCGGGGCCTACCTGGCGGAGACCGTCCCCCTGGACGTGCCCACGGCCACCTGGGAGGCGGGCTTTTTCGCCTTCAACCCGGGGCAGGCCATCAGCTACCAGATCGGCAAACTGCAGATTGAGGCCTTCCTGGCCGATACCCGCATAGCCCAGGGTGAAGCGTTCAGCCTGCGGGCCTTCCACGACGGGCTGATGCTGAACGGGAACGTGCCCATCGCGCTGCAACGCTGGGAGGCGCTGGGTAAGGGGGACGAGGTGGGGAGGTTGTGGTGA
- a CDS encoding insulinase family protein — translation MLRISSRLALLALFLWTACAGPLSPYRADPLAGKPLPAPEEPLPDDPWVHTGVLDNGLRYLIRVNDEPRQRAELRLVIDAGSVLEDDDQQGLAHLAEHMAFNGTVHFARQELVDYLESIGMRFGPDLNAYTGFDETVYILKVPTDSAGMVEQGFQILADWAHGVSFEGTEIDKERGVVIEEWRLGRGAEARMRDRQFPILFQDSRYALRLPIGKKAVLESFPHDALRRFYRDWYRPDLMSVIAVGQFDPAWIEGLIRQHFEHLSAPEQPRERTLFPVPGHSEPLVALASDPEATGSRVAVIYKQPLREVGTHGAYRQGLVEGLYNAMLNERLSELTRRPEAPFLYGFSGQGRFVRTSEVYLLTAGVPDNGIHRGLEALMTEAQRVARHGFTATELERAKRDLLRGLEAAFQERDKTDSNRYTSEYVRHFLTGEPIPGIAYEYALVQRYLPGIALGEVDRLARDWITGSSRVIMVNIPEKEGVAMPVEGDLLAILEATDTLALEPYVDAVPDAPLVEVVPPPAPIVHRQTIKELDVVTWILANGVRVILKPTDFKNDEVLFTAFSDGGTSLANDASYVPAMTAAAVVREGGVGSFSQVELQKRLAGQIVAVSPYISELQEGLSGQASPRDLETLLQLIHLYFTAPRKDPEAFQAYRQRLRGFLENSSASPEAAFRDTMSVTMSQYHHRRRPWSLELLDELDLDASLEFYRDRFADAGDFTFIFVGNFELDIIQPLVQSYLGGLPAAGRDEAWRDVGVRPPGGLIRKTVRKGLEPKSVTQIVYTGDHPWSRQASYEMGAMAQVLRLKLREVLREDLGGTYGVSVRPALSRYPLERARFSIRFGSDPKRAAELAAVVFQQIDSLTAFGTTDKYLTKVRETQRRERETSLRENSYWLNLLESYARHGEDLRAIRDYEARVEGLSLAAIQAAAKRYLTSEAYVHVTLMPAE, via the coding sequence ATGCTGCGAATCTCCTCCCGGCTGGCCCTGCTGGCCCTGTTTCTCTGGACGGCCTGTGCCGGGCCGCTCTCGCCCTACCGGGCAGACCCCCTCGCCGGCAAGCCCCTCCCCGCCCCGGAAGAGCCCCTTCCCGACGATCCCTGGGTCCACACCGGTGTCCTGGACAACGGTCTGCGCTACCTCATCCGGGTGAACGATGAACCCCGCCAGCGGGCCGAGCTCCGCCTCGTCATCGATGCTGGCTCCGTGCTGGAGGACGACGACCAGCAGGGGCTGGCCCACCTCGCCGAGCACATGGCTTTCAACGGCACTGTCCACTTTGCCCGCCAGGAACTGGTGGACTACCTGGAGTCCATAGGCATGCGCTTCGGCCCCGACCTGAACGCCTACACCGGTTTCGATGAGACCGTCTATATCCTGAAGGTGCCCACCGACAGCGCCGGCATGGTGGAGCAGGGTTTCCAGATTCTGGCGGACTGGGCCCATGGCGTCAGTTTCGAAGGCACGGAGATCGACAAGGAGCGTGGCGTCGTCATCGAGGAGTGGCGGCTGGGCCGGGGCGCCGAGGCCCGCATGCGCGACCGTCAGTTCCCCATTCTCTTTCAAGATTCCCGCTACGCCCTGCGGCTGCCCATTGGGAAAAAGGCAGTGCTGGAGTCTTTCCCCCACGATGCCCTGCGGCGCTTCTACCGCGACTGGTACCGCCCCGACCTCATGTCCGTCATCGCGGTGGGCCAGTTCGACCCGGCCTGGATTGAGGGCCTCATCCGGCAGCATTTCGAGCACCTGTCCGCCCCTGAGCAGCCCCGGGAGCGCACCCTGTTCCCGGTCCCCGGGCACAGCGAGCCGCTGGTGGCCCTGGCCTCCGATCCCGAGGCCACTGGCTCACGGGTCGCCGTCATCTACAAGCAGCCGCTCAGGGAGGTGGGGACCCACGGCGCCTACCGCCAGGGCCTGGTGGAGGGCCTCTACAACGCCATGCTCAACGAGCGCCTCTCCGAGCTCACCCGGCGGCCCGAGGCCCCCTTCTTGTACGGCTTCTCAGGGCAGGGTCGCTTCGTCCGCACCAGCGAGGTCTACCTGCTCACGGCCGGGGTGCCCGACAACGGCATCCACCGGGGTCTGGAGGCGCTCATGACCGAGGCGCAGCGGGTGGCCCGCCACGGCTTCACGGCTACCGAACTGGAGCGGGCCAAGCGTGACCTCCTCCGGGGCCTGGAGGCCGCCTTTCAGGAGCGCGACAAGACCGACTCTAACCGCTACACCAGCGAATATGTCCGCCATTTCCTCACCGGCGAGCCCATCCCCGGCATCGCCTACGAGTATGCCTTGGTGCAGCGCTACCTCCCCGGCATCGCGCTGGGGGAGGTGGACCGCCTCGCCCGGGATTGGATCACCGGCAGCAGCCGCGTCATCATGGTGAACATCCCCGAAAAGGAGGGCGTCGCCATGCCCGTTGAGGGTGACCTGCTGGCCATCCTGGAAGCCACGGATACGCTGGCCCTCGAGCCCTACGTCGATGCCGTTCCCGACGCCCCCCTGGTGGAGGTGGTGCCGCCGCCGGCGCCCATCGTCCACCGGCAGACTATCAAGGAGTTGGATGTGGTGACCTGGATCCTGGCCAACGGCGTCCGGGTGATCTTGAAGCCCACCGACTTCAAGAATGACGAAGTGCTCTTCACCGCCTTCAGCGACGGCGGCACCTCCCTGGCCAACGACGCGTCCTACGTGCCCGCCATGACGGCCGCCGCGGTGGTGCGCGAAGGGGGCGTGGGGTCCTTCAGCCAGGTGGAGCTCCAGAAGCGTCTGGCGGGGCAGATCGTCGCGGTGTCGCCCTATATCAGCGAGCTCCAGGAGGGACTGTCCGGGCAGGCCTCGCCCCGCGACCTGGAAACCCTGCTGCAGCTCATCCACCTCTATTTCACGGCCCCCCGCAAGGACCCCGAAGCCTTTCAGGCCTATCGCCAACGCCTGCGCGGTTTCCTGGAGAACAGCAGCGCCTCTCCCGAGGCCGCCTTCCGCGACACCATGAGCGTTACCATGTCCCAGTACCACCACCGCCGCCGACCATGGAGCCTGGAGCTCCTCGATGAGCTCGATCTGGACGCCTCGTTGGAGTTCTACCGCGACCGGTTCGCCGATGCCGGCGATTTCACCTTCATCTTTGTGGGCAATTTCGAGCTGGATATAATCCAACCTCTGGTGCAGTCCTACCTGGGCGGTCTGCCCGCCGCCGGCCGGGACGAAGCGTGGCGGGATGTGGGCGTACGGCCACCCGGCGGGCTCATTCGCAAGACCGTGCGCAAGGGGCTGGAGCCCAAGAGCGTCACCCAGATCGTCTACACCGGCGACCATCCGTGGAGCCGCCAGGCCAGCTACGAAATGGGCGCCATGGCTCAGGTGCTGCGACTGAAACTTCGGGAAGTGCTCCGGGAGGATCTGGGCGGCACTTACGGCGTGAGCGTCCGGCCCGCCTTGTCCCGCTACCCGCTGGAGCGTGCTCGCTTCAGCATCCGCTTTGGCAGCGACCCAAAACGTGCCGCCGAGCTGGCCGCCGTCGTCTTCCAGCAGATCGACAGCCTGACCGCCTTCGGCACCACCGACAAATATCTCACCAAGGTACGGGAGACCCAGCGCCGGGAGCGGGAGACCAGCCTGCGGGAGAACAGCTACTGGCTGAACCTGCTGGAGTCCTACGCCCGCCACGGCGAGGACCTCCGGGCGATTCGGGACTACGAGGCGCGGGTGGAGGGACTGTCGCTGGCAGCCATTCAGGCGGCGGCGAAGCGCTACCTGACCTCAGAGGCCTACGTACACGTCACGCTAATGCCGGCGGAGTAG
- a CDS encoding exopolyphosphatase codes for MRVVYRGDFDGTVCAAMLMELDMCDELAQTHPHDIQDGSFEITGQDILCNLPYHPDCHLWFDHRSDQAVEAGAVFSGGGVLYPSAAKLVYTRFEKDLEFLGKYKELVDEADLFDGGLVTLQHLNDPQGSILLALLLDPRTSLGLRHDYTISNLQWSTQIPELLTMHSVEEILTMPHSQERVQRYREAEAGARQFYGAHATLDGNVIVSDLRGMQLPIGNRFLLYGLPALKEGNISVRIADGKHEHLSVISVGHSIVNRSSHVDAGALCAKYGGGGHEKAASCQVSPEEADQAFKEIIAACKA; via the coding sequence ATGAGGGTGGTCTACCGCGGCGACTTTGACGGCACGGTGTGCGCGGCCATGCTCATGGAGCTGGACATGTGCGACGAGCTGGCCCAGACCCACCCCCACGACATCCAGGACGGCAGCTTCGAGATCACCGGGCAGGACATCCTCTGCAACCTGCCCTACCACCCCGACTGCCACCTGTGGTTCGATCACCGCTCCGACCAGGCGGTGGAGGCGGGGGCCGTGTTCTCCGGCGGGGGCGTGCTCTACCCCAGCGCCGCCAAACTGGTGTACACCCGCTTCGAGAAAGACCTGGAGTTCCTGGGCAAGTACAAGGAGCTGGTGGACGAGGCCGACCTGTTCGACGGCGGACTCGTCACTCTGCAGCACCTGAACGACCCCCAGGGGAGCATCCTGCTGGCGCTGCTGCTGGACCCCCGCACCAGCCTGGGGCTGCGCCACGACTACACCATCAGCAACCTCCAATGGTCCACGCAGATCCCGGAGCTGCTCACCATGCACAGCGTGGAAGAGATCCTGACCATGCCCCACAGCCAGGAGCGGGTGCAGCGCTACCGGGAGGCCGAGGCCGGGGCGCGGCAGTTCTACGGCGCCCACGCCACCCTGGACGGCAACGTGATCGTCAGCGACCTGCGGGGGATGCAGCTTCCGATCGGCAACCGTTTCCTGCTGTACGGCCTGCCGGCACTGAAGGAGGGCAACATATCCGTTCGCATCGCCGACGGCAAGCATGAGCATCTCTCGGTAATCTCAGTGGGTCACTCCATCGTGAACCGCAGCTCGCACGTGGACGCGGGGGCGCTGTGCGCAAAGTACGGCGGCGGCGGCCACGAGAAGGCGGCCTCCTGCCAGGTATCCCCCGAGGAGGCTGACCAGGCGTTCAAAGAGATCATCGCCGCCTGCAAAGCGTAG
- a CDS encoding cupin domain-containing protein, whose amino-acid sequence MSKNEQYAIDTEVRFQPLEVVDIAAVVAQCVGDWHNFTLCEVNDSVIRLGVIKGEFHWHQHDREDEFFYVVAGRLLIDLPDATVELAPQQGFTVPRGMQHRTRAPERTTILMVEAATVTATGD is encoded by the coding sequence ATGAGCAAGAACGAGCAGTACGCCATCGACACCGAGGTCCGCTTCCAGCCCCTGGAAGTGGTGGACATCGCCGCCGTGGTGGCCCAGTGCGTGGGTGACTGGCACAACTTCACCCTGTGCGAGGTGAACGACAGCGTCATCCGGCTGGGGGTGATCAAAGGGGAGTTTCACTGGCACCAGCACGACCGGGAGGACGAGTTTTTCTACGTGGTGGCGGGGCGATTGCTCATCGACCTGCCGGACGCCACCGTGGAACTGGCCCCGCAGCAGGGGTTTACCGTGCCCCGGGGGATGCAGCACCGCACCCGTGCGCCGGAGAGGACCACCATCCTCATGGTGGAAGCGGCGACGGTGACGGCGACGGGGGACTAG
- a CDS encoding DUF2299 family protein has product MIDKATILDWFSAECDTPPSEGESDDAIWVLVGILGKITMNIVQPKDASHIQIQRGIELQDQHKSVIRGRTKKMQAEFLYRLKLGLIQTQVRWKFVFSDPGQAEFAGVHMFTRIFEDGLSRDTFVDRLMKVHDASILVLVELNKITEE; this is encoded by the coding sequence GTGATTGACAAGGCAACAATTCTTGATTGGTTTAGTGCGGAGTGTGATACTCCCCCTTCGGAGGGTGAGAGCGATGACGCTATTTGGGTTCTGGTGGGAATACTAGGCAAAATCACCATGAATATCGTCCAGCCCAAAGATGCTAGCCACATACAGATTCAACGAGGTATCGAACTTCAGGATCAGCATAAATCCGTAATCCGTGGACGAACCAAGAAAATGCAAGCCGAGTTCTTATACAGGCTCAAGCTAGGTCTCATACAAACCCAAGTGCGTTGGAAGTTTGTTTTCTCCGATCCAGGTCAAGCAGAGTTTGCCGGGGTTCATATGTTCACTCGTATATTTGAGGACGGTCTCTCAAGAGATACTTTTGTAGACCGACTTATGAAAGTACATGATGCCTCCATACTTGTGTTAGTTGAACTGAATAAAATCACTGAAGAGTAG
- a CDS encoding c-type cytochrome, with product MVVLVLGACGGMMKTGGEPAVMVTETLSDQVALGKRLAEGIMACGSCHTSGNFEGDPDAEGYLAGDAWLGQPWGRIGVPNITPDMETGIGGWTDAELVRAITKGYSRDGRALIPYMPWAYYGAAITAEETAAIIAYLRSIPEAVSHTEPANDLVMPFSDLHAKGVFHNMLNSAPSITEFSVDTSTPAGRGKRLAYLGACAACHAYAPEYPKKPPQLGEPLAGGVYFRGPGGELIMSANLSPDEETGIGGFSDQQLRDALKFGKRLRPRTETEMVRWPMMQRMTHHTSLNDDEIDDLMAYLRSQPAIRHDVVAKEAALEMN from the coding sequence GTGGTCGTACTGGTCCTGGGGGCCTGCGGCGGCATGATGAAGACCGGCGGGGAGCCGGCCGTGATGGTCACCGAGACGCTGAGCGACCAGGTGGCACTGGGAAAGCGGCTGGCCGAGGGCATCATGGCGTGCGGATCGTGCCACACCAGCGGCAACTTTGAGGGCGACCCCGACGCGGAAGGCTATCTGGCCGGCGACGCCTGGCTGGGGCAGCCGTGGGGGCGCATCGGGGTACCCAACATCACGCCCGACATGGAGACCGGCATCGGCGGCTGGACCGACGCGGAACTGGTCCGGGCCATCACCAAGGGCTACAGCCGGGATGGCCGGGCGCTGATCCCTTACATGCCGTGGGCCTACTACGGCGCGGCGATCACCGCAGAGGAGACTGCTGCCATCATCGCCTATCTGCGCAGCATCCCCGAGGCGGTGAGCCACACGGAGCCCGCCAACGACCTAGTGATGCCGTTCAGCGATCTCCACGCCAAGGGGGTGTTCCATAACATGCTCAACTCGGCGCCCAGTATCACTGAATTCAGCGTGGATACCAGCACCCCAGCGGGCCGGGGCAAACGGCTGGCCTACCTGGGTGCCTGCGCCGCCTGCCACGCTTACGCGCCGGAGTATCCCAAGAAGCCGCCCCAGCTGGGCGAGCCGCTGGCGGGGGGCGTCTACTTTCGCGGTCCAGGGGGCGAACTGATTATGTCCGCCAACCTTTCGCCCGACGAAGAGACCGGCATCGGCGGCTTCAGCGACCAGCAGCTGCGCGACGCCCTGAAATTCGGCAAACGGCTGCGGCCCCGGACGGAGACCGAGATGGTGCGCTGGCCCATGATGCAGCGCATGACCCACCACACGTCGCTCAACGATGATGAAATCGACGACCTCATGGCCTACTTGCGGTCGCAGCCGGCCATCAGACACGACGTGGTGGCCAAGGAGGCGGCGCTGGAGATGAACTAG
- a CDS encoding tetratricopeptide repeat protein, which yields MMRMVAAINGEHLAKLGFGHGNTVQVSCITCHRGQDRPLTLGQRLMDTIESGGVQAGVEDYQRLCEQDYGRGKFDFGEGSLNALGYRRLFGGRTIDAIVIIELNVAQCPDAANPHDSLGEAYMQAGRRAEAIASYRRSLVLNPDNNNAEDRLRALNAGE from the coding sequence ATGATGCGCATGGTGGCGGCCATCAATGGCGAGCACCTGGCCAAATTGGGCTTCGGCCACGGCAACACCGTACAGGTCAGCTGTATCACCTGCCACCGCGGCCAGGACCGGCCCCTGACACTCGGCCAGCGGCTAATGGACACTATCGAATCGGGGGGTGTGCAGGCGGGAGTGGAGGACTATCAGCGCCTGTGTGAGCAGGATTATGGCCGGGGCAAGTTCGACTTCGGCGAGGGCAGCCTCAACGCCCTGGGCTACCGCCGCCTCTTCGGTGGCCGCACCATCGATGCCATCGTCATCATTGAACTCAACGTGGCCCAGTGCCCCGACGCTGCCAACCCCCACGACAGCCTGGGTGAGGCCTACATGCAGGCCGGTCGCCGCGCGGAAGCCATCGCCAGTTACCGCCGGTCGCTAGTCCTCAACCCCGACAACAACAACGCCGAGGACCGCCTCAGGGCCCTGAACGCGGGGGAGTAG